In Streptomyces sp. NBC_00683, the DNA window ACGCACGACATGACGGTGTCGAACTCTCCGTCGGTGAACGGGAGAGCTTCCGCGTCGGCCTCACGCCACTCCACCTCCGCGCCCCGCTCGGCAGCGAGCTTGCGCCCGGCATCGAGGAGCTCGGGCGTGAGGTCGCAGGCCACGACGCCCGCCCCTGCCAGGGCTGCGGGAATCGCGGCGTTGCCCGACCCGGCCGCGATGTCCAGGACGCGCTGACCGCTGCGGATACCGCATGCCTGGACCAGATCGGGTCCGAGGTCCGGGATGAGCTGGGTGGCCACGGCCGTGTAGTCGCCCAGTGCCCACATCTTGCGGTGTTTCGTCTTGAGTGCGCGATCGGCCTCGACTGCGTCGATTGCTTCGGTCATGACAGCTCGCCTCCGGATTCCGTGGCCCTGCCGGGATCGTCACCACCCCCGTAGAAACAAGGCTAGGAAGGTTCGGGTGCCTGTTCCAGTACGGGATCTGTACCGGAGCCCGCTCAGCCGGTGTCCGTATCTTCGTCCCTGGCCGGTGGCCGAGCCCTCACCAGGGTCCTAGCCTGTATCCATGGGGTCTTCGTACTACCAGTTCTGCCCGGTCGCAAAAGCGATGGAGTTGCTCGACGAACGTTGGACGCTCCTCATCGTGCGCGAACTGGTGACGGGGACCGAGCACTTCAACGAGCTGCGGCGGGGTGTGCCGCGGATGTCGCCCACGCTGCTGTCCAAGCGGCTGCAGCAGCTCGTGCGCGCCGGAATCGCGGAAAGACGGTCCGAGGGCCATCAGGTGCGCTACGTCCTGACCCCGGCGGGTCACGAGCTCCGGCCGGTGGTCGAGGCCCTCAGTGTCTGGGGCATCCGGTGGATCGGCGAGCTCGGCGACGCGGATCTCGACCCCAAGCTGCTGATGTGGGACATGCACCGGCGTATCGACCACGATGTCGTCCCGGCCGGGCGCACCGTGGTCCGGTTCGTGTTCTCGGACGTGGCCGCGAACGCCTGCCACTGGTGGCTGGTGATCACCGCTGCCGAAGCCGACGTCTGCGATGTGGATCCGGGCTTCGATGTGACGGTCACTGTCTCCGCGAGCCTGCGTCACATGGTCGAGATCTGGCGCGGCGATCTGGAATGGACCGCTGCTCTGCGCTCCGGGGCTGTGGCAGTACAGGGCCCGGAGACGCTGCGACGAGCGGTTCCTGACTGGTTCACCCTGCCGCCCTTCGCCTCCGTGCCGCGGCCTGCTTACGGGCTGCCCCAGGGGTGACGTCGGGCCGTGCACCGCTCGGTCGGCGGTGCGTTGTTGACGTCCAACTCTCCGGGTGCTGAGCCGAGATGCCGCAGAACGCTCGGTGCTACAAAGCAGCACAGCAGCACGAGCCTGCTCGTCCAACGGGTCGCTCGGTCTAACCTCACCCGTATGACGACCGACTGGACTGCGGAGGCACGACGCACTGCCCGGGGGCGGCGCTTGGACGAGCTCAGCTCTCCCCCGTCAGGGCAGAGTGCCTGCCCGGCGGCGCCGCTGTCCGAAGCGGAGATCTGCGAAGCGGAAGCGGAGCTGGGTATCGGCTTCCCGGATCAGTACCGCGCGTACTTGCTCCGGCAGAACGCCGGCGGCACGGTGAACCGCCTGGGCCGATCCGCGGCAGGCTGGGGCTGGCACGGGGACTCGCACACCAACTACGACCTGCTGACCACCGCCTTCCCACATCCCGACTCCTACCGTGCTTACGAGGACGAGCTGGACGCGCGCGAGCCGCTGACGGAGAACTTCCCGGACCACAACGCCTACCGGGCGGCATGGGAGCAGTGGGATGCCGAATACGAGGTGTTCGAGGAACGCAAGACGTCCGGCGCTGTATTCATCCAGGACAACGGCTGCGGCTTCTCGACCCTGCTCGTGGTCTCCGGTCCGCTCCGCGGCTCACTGTGGTTCGACGGCAGGGCCACCTGCGATCAGATCCTGCCTCTGAACCTGGGCGGTCAGCCCGTGTCGTTCACGGACTGGCTGGCCCGAAGGTCCATGGATCTGGTCGGGTGGTGAACGCTGCGGGCAGGCACCCGGCGAGAACTGCGTCGGCAGCCGGACAGAGGCAGGACCCGGTTGTCAGCGGCCGTTGGGATACTCGGTGGACACGGCACACCCAGGAGGACCTAGCCCCATGACCGACCAGCAGCAGGCACCGACCGCCGCCGAACTCCACGAGGTGATGCGCGAACTGCACACAGTGCAGGGACTGGTGCAAGACACCTATTCGCGGCTGTGGTCCGCTCCGGAGACGCAGGATGTCGCCTACCAGTTGGAGGACGCGGCGGGAGACATCCGTCGGGCATGGGAGGCGCTGGAGAGGATTTCAGGCAGCTTCGTCCGCGTCTACGTCATCCCTGGAACCGAAAGCCTGTGCGGAGTTCCCTGGGGTGTCTGCCCCGACCACGGGAACACCCTCCGTGTGAGCGGCGACCGTTCCTGGTGCACGGTCGCGGGCTGCTCACTGAAGTGGGGTCATGACAAGCTCGGCGCCACGTGCTTCGAGCCTGTGAGCCACGAGGTCACGGGCGTGAGCAACAAGCCGTTTCTGGCCTGTCAGGCACACGCGATGGACGCGGAGAAGCGGTTCCAGGGCAGCGCCGTCGCAATAGGTTCCGTCTGACTGCGACCTGAGGGATCGGCCACCCAGGCCTTCCAGGGCGTGCTGTCCACAATGGATCTCCAGTGCGTGATCTCCACGCGTTCTCGATGAGACAGAGGTGGTCATGGACGACCGTCGACCAAGACTCGTACTCCTCTGTGGTCTTCCCGGCGCCGGGAAGACCACAGAGGCCAGGCGGCTGGAGCGCGAGCTGTCCGCCGTGCGCCTGTGCCCGGACGAGTGGCTCACCGAACTCGGTCTCGACCTCTTCGACAGTGAGGCTCGGGACCGCATCGAACGGCGCCTGTGGCAGCACGCCCAGGATTTGCTGGCCTCCGGAGTCGTTGTGATCTTGGAGAATGGGTTCTGGGAACGTCCGGAACGCGATGAGAAGCGGCTCCGCGCCCGTGCGCTCGGGGCCGAGGTCGAACTGCGTTACCTCGACGTGCCGATAGCGGAACTGGAGCGGCGCATCGCTCTCCGGAACCAGGAACCCGGCTCGGTCGTGCTGACCACCGAGCTGCTCAGTGAGTGCCTGGCTCAGTTCGAAGCCCCGACTCCGGCCGAGCTCGAACTGTTCGATCCGCCCCTGAAGCGGCTCTCCTTTCCCGAGAATTCGTAATGACACCACGGCTGCAAGCTCAGTAGCTCCGGAGCAGCAGTTCAGTGAGTTCAGGAGTACAAGAGGTGTCGCGCGCGCCGGGTGCGGAACGCGGCGAGGTCGTCCTGCCACAGGGAAACGATGTCGTCGACAGGCGCGCCCGCTTCCACCGCGAGCCGCACCTCGCGGTTACCGCTGAGTTTGTCGAGCCAGTAGGCACTGCCGCCGTCCTGGCTGCGCCAGCCGTACTGCGGGAAGAGACGGCGCTGCTCCAGGATCATCACCAGCGCGGTTCGGATCGGGTCGAACCGGTCCACGTCAGTGATCTGGAGTTCCACGCCGCCGCAGGTCTTGCCGGCCTGCTTGGAGAAGGTGGGGTTGAAGTACGCCTCCCGGAAGCGGGCCCCCGGCAGGTCGAGCGCGTTGAGGGCCTCCTGCCAGCGGTGGTCGATGCCGGGCGCCCCGACCATCTGGAACGGCATGGTGGTGCCGCGCCCCTCGGACAGGGCGGTGGCCTCGAAGTAGCAGGTCCCCACGTACGCCTCGGCCGTGGCGACCGTCGGCATGTTCGGTGACGGTGGCACCCACGGCAGGCCGGTCTCGGAGTACCGCATCCGGCGCTTCCAGCCCGACATCCGCTCCACGTGCAGGTCGGCGCGTTTGCCGCCGGTCGCCTCGGGGACGAACGTGTCGTTGAAGAGACCGGCCAGTTCGCCGACGGTCATGCCGTACTGCTGCGCGATGGGTTTCAGCCCCACGAAGGTGGAGTTCTCCGGGTGCAGGACCGGGCCGTGCGCGTCCTTCGCGGACAGGACGTTCGGGCGGTCGAGTACCACGAAGCGCAGACCCAGTTCGGCCGCCGCCTCCAGGGCCAGGTACATCGTCCAGATGTAGGTGTAGAAGCGGGCCCCGATCTCCTGGATGTCGAACACCACGGTGTCCAGATTCAGTTCGGAGAAGTGCCCCGCCATGGTGGTGGAGCTGTTGTAGGCGTTGTAGACGGGCAGCCCGGTCTTGGCGTCGGTGTAGAAGTCCTCGCCCTCTCCGGCCTGCGAGATGCCGCGGAAGCCGTGCTCGGGGCCGAACACGGCGACCATGTCCACCTTCCCGTCGCCGGACATCGCGTCGACGATGTGGCCGAGGTCGGGGGTGACGCCGGTCGGGTTGGAGATGACGCCCACCCGCTGTCCGGCCAGCGAGGCGTAGCCGCTCGCGCGCAGCCGCTCGAAGCCGGTGCGCACACGGGCGTGTCTGCCCGTCTCGGCCGTGCCGTCGGGGGTGCCGGCCGAGGCCCGGGTGGCGAGGGCGGGGGTGGCGGCGAGCGCCGCCGACGCCGTCAGGAGGTCTCTGCGTCTCACGGTGGTGGGTCTCCCTCGTAGGGCCAGGTAGGGGAATCGGACGGGCGCAGCGCTCGTCCGTCAGTTCGTGTACGTCAGGCCGTGGCCGAACGGGAACAGCGCGGTCCCCGGGGCGTCGGCCCGCGGGATGCTCACCGGGAGGCTGCCGCGGGGCGAGACCTCGCCGAAGAGGACGCGGGCGGCGGACTCCAGCGCGATCGCGTTGTTGGAGTACGCGGCCAGGTGGACGCCTGCCTGCGGGTAGGAGGCGATGTCGTAGGGGACTCCGACCGAGATCGTGACGACCGGCGTGCCGGTGGCGGTCAGGGCTTGGACAAGGGTGGCCTGGCCGGGGTTGGTGCGGGCCGAGTTGGTGAGCACGACCACGGTGTCCTGGCCGGCGGCGGCGGTGACGGCTGTGGCGATGTCCGCCGTCGTCGGGTTGGCGGCCGTCGCGAGGGCGGTCCCGGTCCCGCCCTGCGCGGTGACCGCACCGGCGAGGGTCTGGGTGACGGTCGCGGTCGAACCGGTGACCAGGACCCGGTTGCCGTCCGCGGTCAGCGGCAGCAGGCCTCCGTCGTTCTTGATCAGGGTCGTGGTGCGGTCGGTGATCGTCCGCGCTTCCTTGAGGTGGCGCGCGTTGCCGACCACGCTGTCGACCGCGGCCCGGTCGGTGTACGGGTCGTCGGCGATTCCCTGTTTCTGCTTGAGGGTGAGGATCCGGCGCACGGAGGTGTCGATGCGGTCCTCCGTCAGCTCCCCGGAGGCGACTGCGGCGAGCACCGACCGGTAGGCCAGGTCGAGGTTCGGGGGCATGAGGAGCATGTCGACGCCCGCTTGGAGGGCACGGACGGGAACCTCGGCGTCGGGGTATGTCTTCCGCACCCCGGCCATCGCCAGCGAGTCGGTGACGACCACGCCGTCGTAGCCCATTTCCTCGCGCAACAGGCCTGTCATGATCGGCTTCGACAGGGTGGCGGGGGTGCCGGACGGATCGAGCGAGGGGAACTGGAGGTGTGCGGTCATGATCGAGCCGACGCCGGCGTCGATGGCCGCGCGGAACGGCGGCGCGTCCAGCCGCTCCCACTCCTCCTCGGTGTGGGTGATCACCGGCAGGTCGGTGTGACTGTCGACGTCGGTGTCGCCGTGTCCGGGGAAGTGCTTGGCCGTGGCGACGGTACCGGCCTTCTGGTAGCCCCGTACCTGGGCGGCCGTCAAGTCGGCGGCGAGCTGGGGGTCGCTGCTGAAGGACCGTACGCCGATGACGGGGTTCATCGGGTTGACGTTCACGTCCGCGACGGGGGCGTAGTCCTGGTTGATGCCGACGGCGCGCAGCTCCGTACCGCTGATCCGCCCCGCCTTGTAGGCGTCCTTCGGCCTTCCGGAGGCCCCGAGCGCCATGCTGCCCGGGAACTGGGTGGCGGGCGGGCCGAACCGGACGACCCGGCCGTGCTCCTGGTCGGTGGAGATCAGTAGCGGCACCTGGGCGCCGCTCCCCAGCGCGGCCCGCTGGAGTCCGTCGGACAGGTCGGCGACCTGGCCCGGGTTCTGGAAACTGTCGGTCCAGGCGAAGTAGATGACCCCGCCGAGGTGGTACTTCTTCACCGCCTGCAGGCCGTTGTCCACCCCCAGCCACGTACGGTTGCGGGCCACGTCGTCGGCGTCGGTGTCCTCGGCAGTCTCGCCGTAGGCGTAGGTGACGAAGAGTTGGCCGACCTTCTCCTCCAGCGTCATGGCGTCCAGGCGGCCCTCGACCCAGCGGCCCTTGTCCCCGCCGTCCCGGCCGCCCCGGCTGTCCTGGGCGGATCCCGGACCGGCCGCGGCGCCCTGCGGCAGGCCCAGGAGCAACCCGATGGCGGCGGTCGCTGCCACCATCGATCTGCGCAGGGCACCACATCCCCGGACGCTCATCCGGCACTCCTTCGATCGACGCACCCGGCAGGCGGGCAGAGTAGGGCGCACCCAGTGGATGGCCAGTACACCTCAAGGGTCAAGAGGGAAGGGGAAGTGTTATTGGTGCCACCAATGGCAGGGCCCCATGAGGTCGAAGTCCGCACATCACAGCGGGACATGAGCCTGTTGACGTGGGCATGCAATGTCGGTTGAAGTGGCTCCCAACACGCACCGGAACGTCGTGCCGCAGTCCTACCCGGATCGTCGGCCGACACCATTTGATTCGACGCCGACGAGGGGACACCACCGATGTACCGACGCCCGCGATCATGGAGACACACCACCTCGCTCGTACTCAGTACCGCCGTCGCCGTCCTGTTCACCGGTACGGGCGGGCCTTCCGCCGCCGCGGCGCCCGCCGCGCACGACACCGTCGGCCGGTCCTTCGCCCGGGCAGGCGCCGAGTTCGACGTCCCCCGCGATCTGCTCGTGGCGATCGGGTACGGCGAGAGCCGACTCGACTCCCACGACGGCAAGCCCAGTCACGCGAACGGGTACGGCGTGATGCACCTGGTCAGCAACCCCCGCTCGCACACCCTGGAGCGGGCCGCCGAGCTGACGGGCGCGGCACCGGACGCGCTGCGGCACAGCACCGCGGCCAACATCCGTGGCGCCGCCGCCGTCCTGCGCTCGTACGCCGACCGGCTGGGACTGGACGCGGAGGACCGCGACGACGCCGGCGCCTGGTACCCGGCGGTGGCCGAGTACAGCGGCAGCGCGGACGACCGCACGGCCCGGCTCTACGCGGACTCCGTCTACGACTTCCTCACGAACGGCGTCCGTGCCACGGCGACCCCGGGCGAGACCGTCGCCGTACGCCCGCAGGCCGTACGTCCCGAGCGGGGTCGCTACGCGGACGTGCCCGCCCTGGACGAGGGGGGCTCGGCCACCGTGGGGCCCCTGAGCACCGACTACCCGCCCGCACTGTGGGTGGCCGCGAACAGCGGGAACTACACCGTGGGCCGGTCCGCCGCGATCTCCGCCGTCGTCATCCACGTCACCCAGGGGTCGTACGCCGGGTCCATCAGCTGGTTCCAGAACCCGAGCTCGAACGTCAGCGCGCACTACGTGATCCGTTCGTCCGACGGGC includes these proteins:
- a CDS encoding helix-turn-helix domain-containing protein, with the protein product MGSSYYQFCPVAKAMELLDERWTLLIVRELVTGTEHFNELRRGVPRMSPTLLSKRLQQLVRAGIAERRSEGHQVRYVLTPAGHELRPVVEALSVWGIRWIGELGDADLDPKLLMWDMHRRIDHDVVPAGRTVVRFVFSDVAANACHWWLVITAAEADVCDVDPGFDVTVTVSASLRHMVEIWRGDLEWTAALRSGAVAVQGPETLRRAVPDWFTLPPFASVPRPAYGLPQG
- a CDS encoding SMI1/KNR4 family protein; protein product: MTTDWTAEARRTARGRRLDELSSPPSGQSACPAAPLSEAEICEAEAELGIGFPDQYRAYLLRQNAGGTVNRLGRSAAGWGWHGDSHTNYDLLTTAFPHPDSYRAYEDELDAREPLTENFPDHNAYRAAWEQWDAEYEVFEERKTSGAVFIQDNGCGFSTLLVVSGPLRGSLWFDGRATCDQILPLNLGGQPVSFTDWLARRSMDLVGW
- a CDS encoding exo-beta-N-acetylmuramidase NamZ family protein, which codes for MRRRDLLTASAALAATPALATRASAGTPDGTAETGRHARVRTGFERLRASGYASLAGQRVGVISNPTGVTPDLGHIVDAMSGDGKVDMVAVFGPEHGFRGISQAGEGEDFYTDAKTGLPVYNAYNSSTTMAGHFSELNLDTVVFDIQEIGARFYTYIWTMYLALEAAAELGLRFVVLDRPNVLSAKDAHGPVLHPENSTFVGLKPIAQQYGMTVGELAGLFNDTFVPEATGGKRADLHVERMSGWKRRMRYSETGLPWVPPSPNMPTVATAEAYVGTCYFEATALSEGRGTTMPFQMVGAPGIDHRWQEALNALDLPGARFREAYFNPTFSKQAGKTCGGVELQITDVDRFDPIRTALVMILEQRRLFPQYGWRSQDGGSAYWLDKLSGNREVRLAVEAGAPVDDIVSLWQDDLAAFRTRRARHLLYS
- a CDS encoding glycoside hydrolase family 3 protein, yielding MSVRGCGALRRSMVAATAAIGLLLGLPQGAAAGPGSAQDSRGGRDGGDKGRWVEGRLDAMTLEEKVGQLFVTYAYGETAEDTDADDVARNRTWLGVDNGLQAVKKYHLGGVIYFAWTDSFQNPGQVADLSDGLQRAALGSGAQVPLLISTDQEHGRVVRFGPPATQFPGSMALGASGRPKDAYKAGRISGTELRAVGINQDYAPVADVNVNPMNPVIGVRSFSSDPQLAADLTAAQVRGYQKAGTVATAKHFPGHGDTDVDSHTDLPVITHTEEEWERLDAPPFRAAIDAGVGSIMTAHLQFPSLDPSGTPATLSKPIMTGLLREEMGYDGVVVTDSLAMAGVRKTYPDAEVPVRALQAGVDMLLMPPNLDLAYRSVLAAVASGELTEDRIDTSVRRILTLKQKQGIADDPYTDRAAVDSVVGNARHLKEARTITDRTTTLIKNDGGLLPLTADGNRVLVTGSTATVTQTLAGAVTAQGGTGTALATAANPTTADIATAVTAAAGQDTVVVLTNSARTNPGQATLVQALTATGTPVVTISVGVPYDIASYPQAGVHLAAYSNNAIALESAARVLFGEVSPRGSLPVSIPRADAPGTALFPFGHGLTYTN
- a CDS encoding peptidoglycan-binding protein — protein: MYRRPRSWRHTTSLVLSTAVAVLFTGTGGPSAAAAPAAHDTVGRSFARAGAEFDVPRDLLVAIGYGESRLDSHDGKPSHANGYGVMHLVSNPRSHTLERAAELTGAAPDALRHSTAANIRGAAAVLRSYADRLGLDAEDRDDAGAWYPAVAEYSGSADDRTARLYADSVYDFLTNGVRATATPGETVAVRPQAVRPERGRYADVPALDEGGSATVGPLSTDYPPALWVAANSGNYTVGRSAAISAVVIHVTQGSYAGSISWFQNPSSNVSAHYVIRSSDGQVTQTVRDKDTAYHARSGNAYSVGIEHEGYVDNPAWFTDAMYRSSATLTRYLADKYGIPKDRAHIVGHSEVPNNDHTDPGPNWNWTYYMQLVGGSTGVPVNLDFPAYDTLRSGSTGPQVAAAQTLLNAQGFAAGTADGIFGTKTETAVKAFQSARGLSSDGVIGRQSWTALLSAGTKPVLQEGSSGADVKRLQRSLTAALGRTVGIDGSFGPSTAQAVRDFQSSRSLTVDGIVGSATWTALQAGR